Proteins encoded together in one Plasmodium cynomolgi strain B DNA, chromosome 9, whole genome shotgun sequence window:
- a CDS encoding bystin (putative) — VDKFLQFDDDIGGEEKFDDDVSDRENVMADKMVFSAEQINHHEKNQMDESNNILDDLDVKINPHGIERGAKLDKGKEVKAEPSEQEKLDALVQKCYETIGEELAHYKKGKLHRALTVLVKSPRWFDLLLLTKPKRWTTQATFEVTKLFSSGLKEKDVCIYYEFILLPIIVDNIERKKKLETFLYKTLIKALYKSKAWMRGMLYPLLRRFIEKCVDYFVSFLNNPDVLTVNWYTSLLLLVQNYRALMGDDEIEKLRILVMKKNHPKFSNEILKSMYSPMSLMNKIKDLAKHPSEDMV; from the exons GTTGATAAGTTCCTCCAATTTGATGACGACATCGGAGGGGAGGAGAAATTCGACGATGATGTATCAGATCGGGAAAATGTGATGGCGGACAAAATGGTGTTTTCTGCCGAGCAGATAAACCATCACGAGAAAAACCAGATGGATGAATCGAATAACATTTTGGATGATCTGgatgtgaaaataaatcccCACGGAATTGAAAGGGGAGCCAAATTGGACAAGGGGAAGGAGGTCAAAGCGGAGCCATCCGAACAG GAGAAGCTCGACGCGCTGGTCCAAAAGTGCTACGAAACGATCGGCGAAGAACTGGCCCACTACAAGAAGGGCAAGTTACACAGGGCGCTAACCGTTCTGGTGAAATCGCCGAGATGGTTCGACCTGCTGCTGCTGACCAAGCCAAAAAGGTGGACCACCCAAGCCACCTTTGAAGTTACTAAACTTTTTTCATCAGGATTGAAGGAAAAGgatgtgtgtatatactACGAGTTTATTCTGTTGCCCATTATTGTGGACAATAtcgagaggaagaagaagctggaAACGTTTCTGTACAAAACGTTGATTAAGGCTTTGTACAAATCGAAGGCCTGGATGAGGGGGATGCTGTACCCCCTGCTGCGTCGG TTTATCGAAAAATGTGTGGACTACTTCGTCTCATTTTTGAACAACCCCGACGTGTTGACAGTGAACTGGTACACctcgctgctgctgctcgtGCAGAATTATAGAG CCTTGATGGGAGATGATGAAATTGAGAAACTGCGCATCCTggtgatgaagaaaaatcatCCCAAATTTTCGAACGAAATTTTGAAGAGTATGTACTCACCCATGTCGttgatgaacaaaataaaagatttgGCGAAGCACCCGAGTGAAGACATGGTGTAA
- a CDS encoding 60S ribosomal protein L36 (putative), whose product MGRKSTIKPATGIAVGFNSGHVVTKRNLKKSIKKKAKSSKSQRKELINDVVREITGFSPYEKRLIELIKIGTSAATKRSLKYAKKKLGTHKRGKAKREEIQKIVIMQRRKAATEKH is encoded by the exons atgggaaggaaaTCAACTATCAAGCCAGCGACTGGAATAGCAG TCGGTTTCAACAGCGGACATGTCGTCACCAAGAGGAACCTCAAGAAGAGCATCAAGAAGAAGGCAAAGTCATCAAAGTCACAAAGAAAAGAACTTATAAATGACGTCGTGAGAGAAATAACTGGATTTAGTCCTTATGAAAAAAGATTAATTGAATTGATAAAAATCGGTACCTCTGCTGCCACGAAGAGGAGCTTAAAATATGccaagaaaaaattgggtaCTCATAAAAGGGGCAAGGCCAAGAgggaagaaatacaaaaaattgtaattatgCAAAGAAGAAAGGCCGCAACGGAGAAGCACTAA
- a CDS encoding hypothetical protein (putative), producing MKKFLWENGVKVSFGVLGIIYVLYLKRFMIQEWGIYQMKKREKDITTNKIQIYEDHENVKHILDEEKSKTHRRAFDYGRKN from the exons ATGAAAAAGTTCCTTTGGGAGAATGGCGTG AAAGTTTCCTTCGGCGTGCTGGGCATAATTTACGTCCTCTACCTGAAGCGGTTTATGATCCAGGAATGGGGGATAtaccaaatgaagaaaagggagaaagacATAACAACCAACaaaattcaaatttatgaagaccacgaaaatgtgaagcacATTTTGGATGAGGAGAAGAGCAAAACACACCGGAGGGCGTTCGACTATGGAAGGAAGAACTGA